AAAACTTCTTAGGTCCCCCCCAAAAATGATTGCCTGTTCGTATAATATAGCGAAAAGGAAAAAGGCAAAACCATCGAAAGGTGGTGACGCAAAGCTAAAGGGGCTACCGCAACTCCGTTGCCAGGCCAGCCAGCTGCCCGAGTGCGAGGCGATTTACCTCCTGCTCTGGCAGGAGGTAAAATTTTGAGCATTAAAAGGAGGTATGTCTTATGACTATCAAACACAAATTCCTGGCCACTTTTGTTGCCGCAATCCTGGCTCTTGGTCCTGTTTCCGCTGTTTTTGCTGAAGGGGAAACCACTACTACCACTGATGCTACAACCCAGACCACTGTTACTTCCGACACCTATGGCAATACCACTACTACTACCCAGGTCAATCCTTTTGAGCAGCAGGTTCTGCAGGTAAAAGCGGTGCTGGTTAAGCTGCTGGACAATCCGACCGATACAGCACTCAAGGCTGAGCTGAACAAGCTGATCACCAGCAAAAAAGATATCCGGGTTCTGGCCCAGGCTATCAATAGTCTGAAAAAAGATGCAGTGGCTGATTTCAAGAAAACTAAAGACAGTAAGACCTATGTGAAACGCATTCACCGGATCAATGAGCTGGCCAGGATGCTGAAAAAGGAAATTGTCAAACGGGAAAATGAAATTAAGAAAGAACAGAAAAAAGACAAGCGGGAACTGGCTCAATTAAAAGCCCAGGAAAAGAAACTGAAACAGGAACTGAAAGCCAAAGCCAAAGCGGAAAAAGCCAAACGTAAAATCGCTGAATTACAAGCTAAAATCAAAAAGTTGGAAGCTGAACTGGCTGCCGCTACCTCAGCTTTGAATCAAACTGCTCAGGCTACTACAACTGTTAATGCCTCCATTACCCAGTAAAAATCCAAGCCGCAGGCAAAGCCTGCGGCTTTGTTATTTAACCTCCACCGGGCAATGCGTTTTACTGTTTCAACCTGGGATCCAGGGCGTCCCGCAAACCGTCTCCCAGCAGATTAAAGCCCAGTACATTCAGCATAATGGCAATCCCGGGGAATATGGCCACCCAGGGCGCTTTAAGCAAGAGATCCCGGGTATCGGCCAGCATCGCCCCCCATTCCGGTGTAGGTGGCTGAGCCCCCAGGCCCAGAAAGCTGAGGCCGGCGGCATCGAGAATAGCTGTACCGATGCCCAGGGTAGCTGTTACAATAATGGGCGCAATGCAGTTGGGCAAAATATGGCGGAAAATAATGCGAGCATCCCTGGCCCCGATAGCTTTGGCCGCCTCGATATATTCAGTGGCTTTCACCGCCAGAACAGTAGACCGTACCACCCGGGCAAAGGTTGGCACATTCACCAGTCCGATGGCCACCATGGCATTTTCCAGACTGGGCCCCAGCACTGCCATGATAGCGATTGCCAGCAGGACACTGGGAAATGCCAGCATTATATCAACAATACGCATCAGGATGGAATCCAGCCAGCCGCCATAATAGCCGCCCAGAGCCCCCATCAGGGTGCCTACTATCAAAGCAATGCCTACAGAAATAACCCCCACTTCAACAGAGATGCGGGCACCATAAACAATCCTGCTAAAAATATCCCGGCCCAGCTTGTCCGTTCCCAGCCAGTGCTTGCTGCTGGGTGGTTGCAAGCGCTCCTTCAAACTCCCATCATGAACGGGGTCATAAGGAGCGATGAGCGGGGCAGCCAGAGCAGTAAACAGCAAGATAGCCACAATCAGCGCACCCAGCAGGGCAACTTTATTCCGCTTTAGCCGACGCCAGGCGTCAGCCCATAGTCCTCCTTTGTTCTGGCTCATGGCGCTCCTCCTTAACTGTAAC
The sequence above is drawn from the Carboxydocella sporoproducens DSM 16521 genome and encodes:
- the nikC gene encoding nickel transporter permease produces the protein MSQNKGGLWADAWRRLKRNKVALLGALIVAILLFTALAAPLIAPYDPVHDGSLKERLQPPSSKHWLGTDKLGRDIFSRIVYGARISVEVGVISVGIALIVGTLMGALGGYYGGWLDSILMRIVDIMLAFPSVLLAIAIMAVLGPSLENAMVAIGLVNVPTFARVVRSTVLAVKATEYIEAAKAIGARDARIIFRHILPNCIAPIIVTATLGIGTAILDAAGLSFLGLGAQPPTPEWGAMLADTRDLLLKAPWVAIFPGIAIMLNVLGFNLLGDGLRDALDPRLKQ